The sequence CATATAATTTACAAGAACAAATGGAAGAATATAAAGAAAAGGAGTCGAAGTAAATCATGGCACAGATGACAATGATTCAAGCCATTACAGACGCGTTACGCACAGAACTCAAAAATGATGAAAATGTGCTTGTATTTGGGGAAGATGTCGGCAAAAATGGCGGCGTGTTCCGTGCTACTGATGGATTACAAGCTGAGTTTGGTGAAGAACGTGTATTTGATACACCACTAGCAGAGTCAGGAATTGGCGGTCTTTCCATTGGACTTGCTTTACAAGGATTTCGCCCTGTACCAGAAATTCAATTCTTCGGCTTCGTTTATGAAGTAATGGATTCAATTAACGGACAAATGTCACGTATGCGTTATCGTTCTGGTGGTACACACATCAATCCTATTACAATTCGCTCACCATTTGGCGGCGGGGTGCATACGCCAGAATTACACGCTGACTCTTTAGAAGGATTAATTGCTCAACAACCAGGAATTAGAGTAGTCATTCCATCAACGCCGTATGATGCAAAAGGCTTGTTGATCTCAGCAATTCGTAATAACGATCCAGTGTTATTCTTAGAACATATGAAGCTGTACCGCTCATTTCGTGAAGAGGTTCCTGAAGAAGAGTATACCATTGACTTAGATAAAGCTGATGTAAAACGAGAAGGTACAGATGTGACATTAATTGCTTATGGCGCAATGGTTCATGCTTGCCTTAAAGCAGCAGACGAACTAGAAAAAGAGGGAATAAGCGCTGAAGTTATTGACTTACGTACTGTTTCACCGCTAGATATTGATACAATTATTACATCCGTAAAGAAAACAAATCGTGTTGTTGTTGTTCAAGAGGCTCAACGTCAAGCAGGGGTTGCCGCAAATGTTATTGCAGAAATTCAAGAACGTGCCATTTTGCATCTAGAAGCTCCTGTATTACGTGTTACCGCTCCTGACACCGTTTATGCATTTTCTGAAGCGGAAGAAGTATGGTTGCCTAATCACAAAGACATCATTGAAAAAGTAAACAGTGTCATGAACTTTTAATAAGAGACAGGAGGTAAAAATTTATGGCTTTTAATTTTAAATTACCTGATATCGGAGAAGGAATTCACGAAGGTGAAATCGTCAAGTGGTTTGTCAAAGAAGGTGACGAAGTAAAAGAGGATGACGTCCTATGTGAGGTTCAAAATGATAAAGCAGTTGTTGAAATCCCTTCTCCAGTTGATGGTACAGTAGAAAAAATTCATGTTGAAGAAGGAACAGTAGCAGTTGTTGGTGATACACTTATTTCATTTGATGCAGAGGGTTATGAGTCTGATGATGAGGCATCAGAAGATTCAGAAGAAGAAGCACCAGCACCTAAAGCTGAAGAAACAAAAGAAACAACTACTCAAGCTGCTACTGACAACAAAGATCAAGATAAACGAGTTATCGCAATGCCATCTGTCAGAAAATATGCTCGCGACAATGGTGTGAACATTTCGGATGTAACTGGATCAGGAAAGAATGGCCGCATCCTGAAAGAAGATATTGATAGCTATCTGAAGGGAGATCAACCCGCTGCAGCAGAGGCTAAAACGGAAGAAACAGCTAATGCAGAGAAAACAGCTGCACCAGCTACTGCAGGTGACTTCCCAGAAACTCGTGAAGCAATGAGTGGAATTCGCAAAGCAATAGCCAATGCAATGGTTAATTCTAAAACAAAAGCGCCTCACGTTACCTTGCTAGATGAAGTAGATGTTACTGCATTAGTGGCTCATCGTAAGAAATTTAAGCCAATTGCAGCCGAACAGGAAATAAAGCTGACTTATTTACCATACGTTGTAAAGGCGTTAGTTTCTGCATCGAAAAAGTATCCAATCATTAATGCTTCTGTAGATGATGAAACAAATGAAATTGTTCACAAACACTACTATAATATTGGGATTGCAGCAGATACAGATAAAGGTTTACTAGTTCCAGTTGTTAAACATGCTGATCGCAAATCTATTTTTGAAATTTCTAAAGAGATTAATGAATTGGCAGACAAGGCTAGAAATGGTAAACTAGCACCAGATGAGATGAAAGGTGCAACGAATACAATCACTAATATCGGATCTGCAGGCGGTCAATGGTTTACTCCAGTACTAAACTATCCAGAAGCAGTAATTCTTGGTATTGGACGTATTGCAGAAAAACCAATTGCTCGTGATGGAGAGGTAGTTATTGCACCTGTACTAGCATTATCATTAAGCTTTGATCATCGCATTATTGATGGGGCTACGGCACAAAATGCCCTAAATCAAATCAAGCGATTATTAAGCGATCCACAATTAATTATGATGGAGGCGTAAGGTATGGTAGTAGGAGATTTCCCAATTGAATTAGACACACTTGTTGTTGGAGCTGGTCCTGGTGGATATGTTGCAGCTATTCGTGCTGCTCAACTTGGACAAAAAGTAACGATTGCGGACAAAGGCGCATTAGGTGGTGTTTGTTTAAATGTAGGATGTATTCCTTCAAAAGCATTGATTCAAGCTGGCCATCTAGCTGTACATGCACGAGGTAATGAAGAACTCGGTATTAAAACGGAAAATGTGTCCGTAGATTTTGCCAAAGTGCAAGAGTGGAAGGGCAGTGTCGTTAAAAAGCTTACTTCTGGAGTCCAAGGACTATTAAAAGGGAACAAAGTTGATATTGTTAAAGGTGAAGTTTACTTTGTAGATAAAAACACAGTAAAAATCATGGATGATAAAAAGTCCCAAACATATACGTTTAATAACTGTATTATTGCAACAGGTTCTAGACCAATTGAAATACCAGGCTTTAAATTTTCCAACCGTGTTTTAGATTCTACAGGTGCGCTTAACCTTAAAGAAATTCCTAAAAAAATGGTTGTTATTGGTGGAGGATACATCGGTACGGAGCTGGGAACTGCCTATGCTAATTTCGGTACAGAAGTTACGGTATTGGAAGGAACGAAAGATATCCTTGGCGGTTTCGAAAAACAAATGAGACAGGTGGTTAAAAAGCGCCTGAAAAACAAAAATGTTACGATTATAACAGAAGCAATGGCTAAAGGTGTGGAAGAGTCGAAAGACGGTGTAAAAGTAACATATGAAGTTAATGGAAAATCAGAAACCGTTGAAGCCGATTATGTATTGGTAACAGTTGGTCGCCGTCCAAATACAGACGAACTTGGACTAGAACAAGTCGGTATTGAAATGGATGATCGTGGTCTAATAAAAATTGATAAGCAATGTCGTACAAACTTTGATAATATCTATGCTATTGGTGATGTTGTTCCAGGAATGCCATTAGCTCATAAGGCTTCTTATGAAGGTAAAGTAGCTGCTGAAGCAATTAGCGGTGAAAAAGCTGAAATTGACTATATTGGTATGCCAGCAGTTGTATTCTCTGAACCAGAATTAGCTACCGTTGGTTATACAGAACAAGAAGCGAAAGATGCTGGGTTTGATGTAAAAGCTGCTAAATTCCCATTTGCTGCTAATGGTCGTGCGTTGTCATTAAACGATAGTGATGGATTTATGAAATTGATCACACGTAAAGAGGATGGCTTAGTTATTGGTGCACAAATTGCAGGTCCTAACGCAAGCGATATGATTGCAGAATTAGGACTAGCTATCGAAGCTGGAATGACAGCAGAGGATATCGCCTTAACCATTCATGCTCATCCAACGCTTGGAGAAATTACCATGGAAGCTGCTGAAGTTGCTTTAGGTACACCAATTCATATGTTATAAAATAAAAAGGAGAGCTAATCTTTTAAAGATTGCTCTCCTTTTTATTATCAACGATATCTGTTTTTACGTGGTGGATATCGTTTTTGAGAGTAGTTCTTAGTTCTTCTAGCTTATGCAACAAACTTCATGATTAGTCGATACGGACTCCTCACGTCATTTTATTCGGTACCTAAGTGCTCTATTCGTCGGAGTCGACAAATAGAGTAAATACATTGTGCGAAGAATTATTGCTTTTTAAGGATTAGAGAAGTTACGATAGCGAAATGCAGTTATCCTGATATGAAAAATACATATACAGCATCAAGCGATACATTATATAATTATGTTTTTTCCTCTACAACTATTTGTTTCAACTTCTTCATAATTTCTTGTTTGGATACTTGCCCGGATATTCGTTCAACTGTCTTTCCGTTTTTTGCGATTAGCAAGGTGGGGGAGGCAGGGTCTATGAGTTCTTTTACTTCAGAAAGTTCTTTTTTCTCGGTTTCTACAGGACTAAATTCGTTTGGATAATTAGCTTTAATTTCAATAATCGCATCGTAATAGATGTTTTCCAATTTATTATTAGTGGAATGGGTGTAGAATACCACATCATACTCTTTTGGTTGAAAAGATATAATATTAATGATAGAAGCATTTGACTCTCCGCAACTAACTAACAGTAGCAATAAAGAAATAAAAAAGGGGACGATTCGTTTAATTATCCTCACCTACTTTAATGTCGTATTCCTATTTACTAGTTTAACAAATATATAGGTGCTAAACTTTACTGTAAATAA is a genomic window of Virgibacillus proomii containing:
- a CDS encoding alpha-ketoacid dehydrogenase subunit beta translates to MAQMTMIQAITDALRTELKNDENVLVFGEDVGKNGGVFRATDGLQAEFGEERVFDTPLAESGIGGLSIGLALQGFRPVPEIQFFGFVYEVMDSINGQMSRMRYRSGGTHINPITIRSPFGGGVHTPELHADSLEGLIAQQPGIRVVIPSTPYDAKGLLISAIRNNDPVLFLEHMKLYRSFREEVPEEEYTIDLDKADVKREGTDVTLIAYGAMVHACLKAADELEKEGISAEVIDLRTVSPLDIDTIITSVKKTNRVVVVQEAQRQAGVAANVIAEIQERAILHLEAPVLRVTAPDTVYAFSEAEEVWLPNHKDIIEKVNSVMNF
- a CDS encoding dihydrolipoamide acetyltransferase family protein, translated to MAFNFKLPDIGEGIHEGEIVKWFVKEGDEVKEDDVLCEVQNDKAVVEIPSPVDGTVEKIHVEEGTVAVVGDTLISFDAEGYESDDEASEDSEEEAPAPKAEETKETTTQAATDNKDQDKRVIAMPSVRKYARDNGVNISDVTGSGKNGRILKEDIDSYLKGDQPAAAEAKTEETANAEKTAAPATAGDFPETREAMSGIRKAIANAMVNSKTKAPHVTLLDEVDVTALVAHRKKFKPIAAEQEIKLTYLPYVVKALVSASKKYPIINASVDDETNEIVHKHYYNIGIAADTDKGLLVPVVKHADRKSIFEISKEINELADKARNGKLAPDEMKGATNTITNIGSAGGQWFTPVLNYPEAVILGIGRIAEKPIARDGEVVIAPVLALSLSFDHRIIDGATAQNALNQIKRLLSDPQLIMMEA
- the lpdA gene encoding dihydrolipoyl dehydrogenase, yielding MVVGDFPIELDTLVVGAGPGGYVAAIRAAQLGQKVTIADKGALGGVCLNVGCIPSKALIQAGHLAVHARGNEELGIKTENVSVDFAKVQEWKGSVVKKLTSGVQGLLKGNKVDIVKGEVYFVDKNTVKIMDDKKSQTYTFNNCIIATGSRPIEIPGFKFSNRVLDSTGALNLKEIPKKMVVIGGGYIGTELGTAYANFGTEVTVLEGTKDILGGFEKQMRQVVKKRLKNKNVTIITEAMAKGVEESKDGVKVTYEVNGKSETVEADYVLVTVGRRPNTDELGLEQVGIEMDDRGLIKIDKQCRTNFDNIYAIGDVVPGMPLAHKASYEGKVAAEAISGEKAEIDYIGMPAVVFSEPELATVGYTEQEAKDAGFDVKAAKFPFAANGRALSLNDSDGFMKLITRKEDGLVIGAQIAGPNASDMIAELGLAIEAGMTAEDIALTIHAHPTLGEITMEAAEVALGTPIHML